The following proteins are encoded in a genomic region of Paenibacillus sp. FSL H3-0469:
- a CDS encoding glutathione peroxidase, which yields MSIYDFQVTKISGKTIDLSRYLGKVLLIVNTASKCSYSRQFADLQKLYDNHREQGFEILGFPCNQFNEKEPGNNSEVQEYCEGHFGVTFPLFEKVEVRGQNPHPLFEFLTKQAPFQGFDTQTVNGKWMQNFLQEKYPDLYAEHGIKWNFTKFLIDRNGQVQGRYETTTEPFEIQSAIEALLD from the coding sequence ATGTCTATATATGATTTTCAGGTAACCAAGATTAGCGGGAAGACCATTGATTTATCAAGATACCTTGGAAAAGTACTCCTTATTGTAAACACAGCCAGTAAGTGCAGTTATTCTCGCCAATTCGCTGATCTTCAGAAGCTTTATGACAATCACAGAGAGCAGGGTTTTGAAATCCTCGGTTTTCCTTGTAACCAGTTCAATGAGAAAGAGCCAGGGAACAACTCAGAAGTGCAGGAATACTGTGAGGGACACTTTGGAGTGACATTTCCGTTATTTGAGAAGGTGGAGGTTAGGGGGCAGAACCCGCATCCATTATTTGAATTTTTAACGAAGCAAGCGCCATTTCAAGGCTTCGATACCCAGACTGTGAACGGTAAATGGATGCAGAATTTCCTGCAAGAAAAGTATCCTGACCTATACGCAGAGCATGGGATCAAGTGGAATTTTACAAAATTTCTGATCGACCGGAACGGACAAGTACAGGGTAGATACGAAACAACAACGGAGCCATTTGAAATACAGTCAGCGATTGAAGCATTGCTAGACTGA
- the cas5c gene encoding type I-C CRISPR-associated protein Cas5c: MGYGIKLHVWGDYACFTRPEMKAERVSYDVITPSAARGILESLHWKPAIQWVVDRIHVLNEIKFESIRRNETESKLSAAIVKSAMNGKTSNVRQNVMEERQQRMTLMLKQVGYIIEAHFEMTSKAGAMDTPQKHYNIFLRRARLGQVFQQPYLGCREFPANFQLIESGQAMPISYYAGAGERDLQWMLWDLDYEASMEAKFFRAVMNAGIIDVPDLSKGGK, encoded by the coding sequence ATGGGATATGGTATTAAGCTCCATGTTTGGGGGGACTATGCATGTTTCACGCGCCCGGAAATGAAGGCTGAGCGAGTCAGTTATGATGTCATCACTCCGTCTGCAGCTCGAGGTATTCTCGAGAGCCTTCACTGGAAGCCGGCCATCCAGTGGGTGGTCGACCGTATTCATGTGTTGAACGAAATTAAATTTGAATCCATTCGCCGCAATGAGACAGAATCTAAACTATCTGCTGCTATTGTTAAGTCAGCTATGAACGGCAAAACAAGCAATGTTCGTCAGAATGTGATGGAGGAACGGCAACAGCGGATGACCTTAATGCTAAAGCAGGTCGGATATATTATAGAGGCACACTTTGAGATGACCTCAAAAGCGGGAGCTATGGACACTCCACAAAAGCACTATAATATTTTTCTCCGCCGTGCGCGTTTAGGACAAGTGTTTCAACAACCCTACTTAGGTTGTCGGGAGTTTCCTGCCAATTTTCAATTAATTGAGAGTGGACAAGCCATGCCAATTTCTTATTATGCCGGGGCTGGAGAACGAGATTTGCAGTGGATGCTCTGGGATCTCGATTACGAAGCTAGTATGGAGGCGAAATTTTTCCGTGCTGTAATGAATGCGGGAATTATTGACGTACCAGATTTGAGTAAAGGAGGGAAATAA
- a CDS encoding helix-turn-helix transcriptional regulator → MEFDKYTLHCKLDQILKVHNISVLKLSNEIGHRRTTIMELVHNTNMDKKKISAELIMKLCLYFEISPNDLFEVRRIE, encoded by the coding sequence ATGGAATTTGATAAATATACGCTACATTGTAAACTCGACCAAATTTTAAAGGTACACAATATCTCAGTACTAAAATTGTCCAATGAAATCGGACACCGAAGAACAACAATTATGGAATTAGTGCATAACACCAACATGGATAAAAAGAAAATATCAGCAGAACTAATTATGAAGCTATGTCTCTATTTCGAGATCAGCCCTAATGATTTATTTGAGGTACGCCGGATAGAATAG
- the cas6 gene encoding CRISPR system precrRNA processing endoribonuclease RAMP protein Cas6 has product MNTRAPIFSLEYLPLLIRLRAKENARLPAFLGSTLHGVTGWALTQHSSESYRYVFENRRWGGAGQDIVNPYIIEPPRPRRVYAAGDLLCFKLILLGDAIRYAQPIVSSLVQAQRFGIGAERKPFELTDILQGEQYGGIWRKGELDMDAAIPENISVHALQEPASWCSVHLVTPLRIRRGGMLVQNIDFPTIIRSITRRIQLLNERYGGSMNTEAATKVCELAGEISPESKGLFLHEMHRYSSRKKESLDWSGMLGALTFSGELSPFIPWLNAARILHIGRNSTFGCGQMDVIYR; this is encoded by the coding sequence ATGAACACAAGAGCCCCTATCTTCTCGCTAGAATACTTACCGTTACTTATTCGGCTTAGAGCTAAGGAGAATGCTCGCTTGCCCGCCTTCCTTGGCTCAACGCTTCATGGTGTGACAGGGTGGGCATTAACTCAGCATTCTTCAGAATCCTACAGGTATGTGTTTGAGAATCGACGATGGGGTGGAGCGGGGCAGGATATCGTGAATCCTTATATCATTGAGCCGCCTAGGCCGAGAAGGGTATATGCTGCTGGCGATCTCCTTTGCTTCAAGCTGATCCTTTTAGGCGATGCTATCCGTTATGCGCAGCCGATTGTTTCTTCCCTCGTGCAAGCGCAGCGTTTTGGTATCGGAGCAGAACGTAAGCCGTTTGAGCTTACAGATATTTTGCAGGGGGAGCAGTATGGGGGGATCTGGAGAAAAGGTGAGCTGGATATGGATGCGGCGATCCCGGAGAATATTTCAGTTCATGCTTTGCAAGAGCCTGCTTCCTGGTGCTCTGTGCATCTGGTGACGCCTCTTCGTATTCGTCGAGGGGGAATGTTGGTGCAGAATATCGATTTCCCTACTATTATCCGAAGTATTACGAGAAGAATCCAGTTGCTGAATGAGCGTTACGGCGGTTCTATGAACACAGAGGCAGCGACGAAGGTGTGTGAGCTTGCGGGTGAGATCAGTCCCGAGTCTAAGGGATTATTCTTGCATGAGATGCATAGATACTCCAGCCGAAAGAAGGAATCCTTAGATTGGAGTGGTATGCTGGGTGCTTTAACCTTCTCGGGCGAGCTGTCCCCCTTCATTCCCTGGCTGAATGCTGCGCGCATTTTGCATATTGGCAGGAACTCCACCTTTGGATGTGGGCAGATGGATGTAATCTATCGGTGA
- a CDS encoding Type 1 glutamine amidotransferase-like domain-containing protein, whose translation MSTHYYFSWFNDFLPEGLVQWLQEDLQDRQSLVMISAQPSNYEDEQINFEDITEWTWLRQANLMFDKYHFIDYRMQKEEARQWIQNASVIFLCGGDPVQQNNFLAEYELTDVIKNSNAVILGASAGALNMSAKWVTSRNAAHTVEIDTIHDGMGFDPFAYESHSQRDYASFVQGYLFLLSEEMDVYAAEQESAIRVKDGKIEIMGPVYYISRSKIRKISI comes from the coding sequence TTGAGTACTCACTACTATTTCAGTTGGTTTAATGATTTTTTACCAGAGGGGCTGGTTCAATGGTTGCAGGAGGATCTACAAGACAGACAATCGCTTGTTATGATTAGCGCTCAACCATCTAATTATGAAGACGAGCAGATTAACTTTGAGGATATAACGGAATGGACATGGCTCCGACAGGCTAATCTTATGTTTGATAAGTATCATTTCATCGATTACCGTATGCAGAAGGAAGAGGCCCGGCAATGGATTCAGAACGCTTCGGTCATTTTTTTATGCGGGGGAGATCCTGTTCAGCAGAACAACTTTTTGGCGGAATATGAATTAACCGATGTGATTAAGAACAGCAATGCCGTTATCTTGGGGGCCAGCGCCGGTGCGTTGAACATGTCTGCCAAATGGGTAACCTCGCGTAACGCCGCCCATACAGTTGAAATAGATACAATTCATGATGGCATGGGCTTTGATCCGTTTGCCTATGAATCACACTCGCAACGCGACTACGCCTCGTTTGTTCAAGGCTACCTGTTCCTCTTGTCTGAGGAGATGGATGTATATGCGGCAGAACAGGAGAGCGCGATTCGTGTAAAAGACGGCAAAATCGAAATAATGGGTCCGGTATATTATATATCCCGCTCGAAGATTCGGAAAATAAGCATATGA
- a CDS encoding XRE family transcriptional regulator codes for MNAIHIRIGNNLQRIRKNRQLSLDKLADLTKVSKGMLHQIERGETQPTVTTVWKIATGLNISFSSLLKEDDAVVSIATRKEIPDLTEDNGKCRVYLLFPFDPQTRIETFTIILSPSCNYVSFPHNDGVQEYITVTSGVFNLQIKDEIYVLQEDQAIKFTGNVEHRYINKSDEDVTIQVIMHYMDS; via the coding sequence TTGAATGCTATACACATCAGGATAGGAAACAACCTGCAGCGTATTAGAAAGAATAGGCAGTTAAGCTTAGATAAGCTCGCTGATTTAACAAAGGTTAGTAAAGGTATGCTTCATCAAATTGAGCGGGGAGAAACGCAGCCCACAGTGACAACCGTGTGGAAAATTGCTACTGGACTCAATATTTCGTTCTCATCTCTACTTAAAGAGGATGACGCAGTAGTATCCATTGCAACTCGAAAAGAAATTCCAGATTTAACAGAAGACAATGGAAAATGTAGAGTGTACTTACTGTTTCCGTTTGATCCGCAGACACGTATTGAAACGTTTACGATTATTCTCAGCCCTAGTTGTAACTATGTTTCATTCCCGCACAATGATGGGGTTCAAGAGTATATCACGGTCACCTCTGGAGTGTTTAATTTACAGATTAAGGATGAAATATACGTCTTACAAGAAGACCAGGCTATAAAATTTACAGGCAATGTTGAACACCGTTATATCAATAAATCGGACGAAGATGTGACGATACAAGTGATTATGCATTATATGGATTCTTAA
- a CDS encoding HD domain-containing protein has product MDFRLRLDGALDEIYEPLWKLQIQLTDEEKALLRSKKVRRLHYIRHGGASFINTHHTYSRLQHTLGVFALIAHFEPDNRTLRAAALLHDIGHAPFSHTLESLPGVDHHEWTREAVFSEEIVDILARANIRTTEVMDYIDGSKRSLLRNKDGILHADHLDSWVRSAFVGGYLTISTGELLEAMSYRNENLQFTLEAGKQVTELIWKEARMHASPANIGVNAIMRKLAGRLIHKNEFEAAKLPVMTDTHIEQLLCSNPDTREEYEQLLMESWRICVSRAKPAFPVETAVLSKLYLAMPLIQDVVTTEYSQDCLGMINQLTELLGTYYVWWEC; this is encoded by the coding sequence ATGGACTTTCGGTTAAGACTTGATGGTGCTTTAGATGAAATTTATGAACCTCTATGGAAGTTACAGATTCAGCTCACAGATGAAGAAAAAGCGCTGCTCCGAAGCAAGAAGGTGCGGCGGCTTCATTACATTCGGCATGGCGGAGCTTCTTTCATTAATACCCACCATACCTACAGCCGCTTACAGCATACGTTAGGTGTGTTCGCGCTTATAGCGCATTTTGAGCCGGATAATCGTACGTTGCGGGCAGCTGCATTGCTGCATGATATCGGGCATGCGCCTTTCAGTCATACACTAGAATCCCTTCCAGGCGTGGATCATCATGAATGGACTCGGGAGGCCGTGTTTTCAGAGGAGATCGTTGACATCCTAGCCCGTGCGAATATTCGTACAACAGAGGTTATGGACTATATAGATGGATCAAAGCGGAGCCTATTGAGGAACAAGGACGGAATTCTTCATGCAGATCACCTGGACTCCTGGGTCAGAAGTGCATTTGTCGGCGGTTATCTGACTATTTCGACTGGGGAACTTTTAGAAGCGATGAGCTATAGAAATGAAAATCTCCAGTTCACACTGGAAGCCGGCAAGCAGGTCACTGAGCTTATATGGAAAGAAGCCCGTATGCACGCTTCCCCGGCTAATATCGGCGTAAACGCGATCATGAGGAAATTGGCTGGCCGCTTAATACATAAGAATGAATTCGAAGCAGCTAAGTTGCCCGTCATGACGGATACGCATATTGAGCAGTTGCTTTGTAGTAATCCAGACACACGGGAAGAGTATGAGCAGTTGCTTATGGAATCATGGCGAATTTGCGTGTCGCGGGCAAAGCCTGCTTTTCCAGTGGAGACGGCAGTATTGAGTAAGCTCTATCTCGCAATGCCGCTCATCCAAGATGTTGTAACTACTGAGTATTCGCAAGACTGCCTCGGTATGATCAACCAACTTACAGAGCTGCTAGGCACCTACTACGTTTGGTGGGAGTGTTAA
- a CDS encoding YbaK/EbsC family protein yields MTSQLKDSAQQVQNKLLELGYANKVVELPDSTRTAQEAADAIGCEVAHIAKSIIFRLKNDDKPLLVIASGVNRINEKQVTSHLNDKLGKADADFVREHTGFVIGGVPPLGHKESILTFIDEDLLQYREIWAAAGHPRAVFQLTPEELIQMTKGRVISVK; encoded by the coding sequence TTGACAAGTCAACTTAAAGATAGTGCCCAACAGGTTCAAAACAAACTATTGGAGCTGGGGTATGCAAATAAAGTTGTAGAACTGCCTGACAGTACACGAACTGCACAGGAAGCTGCCGATGCGATAGGTTGCGAGGTTGCACATATTGCGAAGTCCATTATCTTTCGGCTCAAAAATGACGATAAACCCTTATTGGTTATAGCAAGCGGAGTAAACAGAATTAATGAAAAACAAGTTACCAGCCATCTGAATGACAAATTGGGAAAAGCTGACGCTGATTTTGTACGTGAACACACAGGATTTGTTATTGGAGGCGTACCGCCTTTAGGACATAAAGAGTCAATCCTCACTTTTATTGATGAAGACTTGTTACAATACAGAGAGATATGGGCTGCTGCCGGACATCCAAGAGCAGTGTTTCAATTAACACCCGAAGAATTAATTCAAATGACAAAAGGACGAGTAATCAGTGTAAAATAA
- a CDS encoding HAD-IIIA family hydrolase yields the protein MTLQAVFVDRDGTLGGNGHFIHPRDFELFPYSLEALQLLKKHEIPIIALTNQHNISKGLATELDFRNEFDSYGFYSAYICPHEPEDGCVCHKPQPGMLLQAATDHGLDLTRCAVIGDVGSTDMLVAAAVGAIRILVETGWGLQSLNKYRHLWYEQAAPDYIAKDLLDAAKWLINTIKRTTPE from the coding sequence TTGACCCTTCAAGCTGTATTTGTGGATCGAGATGGGACCTTGGGCGGGAACGGCCATTTCATCCACCCCCGGGATTTCGAATTATTTCCATACTCACTAGAAGCATTGCAATTATTAAAAAAACATGAAATCCCAATCATCGCCCTAACGAACCAACACAACATATCTAAAGGACTTGCTACAGAATTAGACTTTAGGAATGAATTTGACAGTTACGGATTCTATTCTGCATACATATGTCCCCATGAGCCTGAAGACGGCTGTGTATGCCACAAGCCGCAACCTGGGATGCTTCTGCAAGCGGCAACCGATCATGGATTAGATTTAACCCGGTGTGCTGTGATTGGCGATGTGGGTTCAACCGATATGCTTGTGGCCGCAGCAGTGGGGGCCATAAGAATTCTGGTAGAGACAGGCTGGGGGCTGCAGTCTTTGAATAAGTACCGTCACCTGTGGTATGAGCAAGCAGCACCGGATTATATTGCGAAGGACCTCCTGGATGCGGCAAAATGGTTAATTAACACAATAAAGCGGACCACGCCTGAGTAG
- a CDS encoding RAMP superfamily CRISPR-associated protein: MENSRDKLTGQKISVKITTRSNLFIGGSPSTFQIGGVDLFTVTNEKDLPYIPASSLKGTLRQIVREMLNGYSDSSIIAEAYRQYLKRLRTESSEECKKYGIGEDRIKRMQQRYDKVIDEASAEYLFGIEGFNDTPKLLFNDLLPLAEESHKENWFSIDSKNNIETSVSTKDGSSSPLVVANPRTYRTVRPGVAFTGDILFYNFGKLDALNEGSTPNSTIASLSMQFIQAALDQFNSGMYRLGNSGSRGYGRIEVECSGEDSLYG, encoded by the coding sequence ATGGAGAACAGTAGAGATAAATTAACAGGGCAGAAGATTTCAGTCAAAATAACAACACGCTCCAATCTGTTCATTGGCGGGTCGCCATCTACGTTCCAGATCGGTGGTGTAGATCTATTTACTGTGACGAATGAGAAGGACTTGCCGTATATCCCGGCTTCTTCGCTCAAAGGGACTTTGCGCCAGATTGTCCGGGAAATGCTGAATGGTTATTCCGATAGTTCAATCATTGCGGAAGCTTACAGACAATACTTAAAGAGGCTTAGAACTGAAAGCAGCGAAGAGTGTAAGAAGTATGGCATAGGGGAAGATCGGATTAAACGTATGCAGCAAAGGTACGATAAGGTTATCGATGAGGCCAGCGCCGAGTATCTATTCGGTATTGAAGGGTTCAACGACACACCGAAGCTGCTGTTTAATGATCTGCTTCCGCTCGCTGAAGAGAGTCACAAAGAGAACTGGTTCTCTATAGATTCCAAGAATAATATAGAAACCAGTGTTTCGACGAAGGACGGTTCCAGTTCACCTTTGGTTGTGGCGAATCCCCGGACGTATAGAACTGTGCGTCCAGGGGTCGCTTTTACCGGAGATATCTTGTTCTATAATTTCGGGAAATTAGATGCATTGAATGAAGGATCAACACCAAATTCGACTATAGCGTCTCTTAGTATGCAGTTCATCCAAGCGGCGCTGGATCAATTCAATTCAGGAATGTATCGTTTGGGCAACTCTGGAAGCAGGGGATATGGACGGATAGAGGTCGAGTGTAGCGGGGAGGACTCCTTGTATGGCTGA
- a CDS encoding DUF6602 domain-containing protein, whose protein sequence is MPKELSPEEERKKRKLITNVTANYKQVEKSIVNQLYMKHDLHGTTIGSEREVIWSQLFEMIIPRKFVIESSVFIIDSIGRVSNEVDFAILDETYTPYIFRYGRIKFIPIEAIAAVIECKSQSLKPKYIKNWAKSIKLLETSDRSIARINPGIALGVDGVASQKSTRPLRILCALREKCNEDIKQHFDFTLLASKEEGQEEQIEIAYRTDEESEGTLFDWFKSLNFHRVEMDSVFGETTKKNLGNASLANYEVLDGNGKNISLMTFNFQFNQLLMLINNPILFPHQAYAKLFSAKKGEE, encoded by the coding sequence GTGCCAAAGGAATTATCTCCTGAAGAAGAGCGAAAAAAGAGAAAGCTGATTACCAATGTGACAGCGAATTACAAGCAGGTAGAGAAATCTATTGTGAATCAGCTATACATGAAGCATGATCTGCATGGTACGACAATAGGCTCCGAACGTGAGGTGATCTGGTCTCAGTTATTTGAGATGATAATTCCGAGGAAATTTGTCATAGAGTCTTCTGTATTTATTATTGATTCGATTGGCAGGGTGTCGAATGAAGTAGACTTTGCCATTCTGGATGAGACTTACACTCCGTATATTTTCCGTTATGGCAGAATAAAGTTTATTCCCATTGAGGCCATTGCGGCGGTCATTGAATGCAAGAGCCAGAGTCTAAAACCCAAATACATTAAAAATTGGGCAAAAAGTATTAAATTATTGGAAACCTCTGATCGTTCTATTGCCCGGATTAACCCGGGTATAGCTTTAGGCGTGGATGGGGTAGCCTCCCAAAAGTCCACCCGTCCGCTCCGCATCCTCTGTGCATTGCGGGAAAAATGCAATGAAGATATCAAACAGCATTTTGACTTCACGCTGCTTGCTTCCAAGGAGGAGGGTCAAGAGGAGCAAATTGAGATTGCATATCGAACGGATGAGGAATCGGAGGGAACACTGTTCGACTGGTTTAAAAGCCTTAATTTCCATAGAGTAGAAATGGACAGCGTTTTTGGAGAGACAACAAAGAAAAATCTGGGAAATGCCTCACTTGCAAATTATGAAGTATTGGATGGCAATGGGAAGAATATTTCCCTTATGACTTTCAATTTTCAATTCAACCAGCTCTTAATGTTAATCAATAATCCGATTTTGTTCCCCCATCAAGCATATGCCAAGTTATTCAGCGCTAAGAAAGGGGAAGAATAA
- a CDS encoding GNAT family N-acetyltransferase, with the protein MHIQTERLIITAFNQENYIKVSETYSVRNHIINYLDKLKGDPGLSGWGAWFVTLTDNHQIIGDIGFKGKPDHQGIVEVGFGIIPDMHNKGIATESVGAIIEWALSSKKVQKIMAECLIDNIPSIRVLEKLNFTRTGIENGMINWELLNMH; encoded by the coding sequence ATGCACATCCAGACAGAACGACTCATCATCACTGCTTTTAACCAGGAAAATTACATAAAAGTATCAGAAACGTATTCTGTCAGAAATCATATCATCAACTATTTAGATAAGCTTAAAGGAGACCCTGGATTGTCGGGCTGGGGTGCGTGGTTTGTAACCTTAACAGATAATCATCAAATTATCGGCGACATTGGTTTTAAGGGAAAGCCTGATCATCAAGGGATTGTAGAAGTGGGGTTTGGCATTATTCCAGATATGCATAATAAGGGGATAGCCACTGAGTCGGTAGGAGCTATTATAGAATGGGCCTTATCTTCAAAAAAAGTCCAAAAAATTATGGCCGAATGCCTTATCGATAACATTCCATCTATCAGAGTTTTGGAGAAATTGAATTTTACACGAACCGGAATAGAGAACGGAATGATTAACTGGGAATTACTAAATATGCACTAA
- a CDS encoding XRE family transcriptional regulator → MSINYFEHRETIAKNVVNFLRLKGFSKLSLSKQTGISRPTIDQIIKGESPSPKQYNSQIEKINCAFDLPEDYFITSRIPLPSAPPAYAYSDHSSGSAKDPVVRELLDGLDNILDIYSLYLR, encoded by the coding sequence ATGAGCATTAATTATTTCGAGCACCGGGAGACGATTGCTAAGAATGTGGTGAACTTTTTGCGGCTGAAAGGGTTCTCTAAACTCTCTTTGTCGAAGCAGACAGGGATCTCCCGCCCAACCATCGACCAAATCATCAAAGGTGAAAGTCCCAGCCCTAAACAATATAACTCGCAAATTGAAAAGATCAATTGTGCCTTTGATTTACCAGAAGATTACTTCATTACATCACGAATCCCCCTCCCTTCAGCTCCCCCAGCCTATGCTTACTCCGATCATAGTAGTGGTTCAGCGAAGGACCCGGTGGTTAGGGAGCTTTTAGATGGATTGGATAACATTTTGGATATTTATTCTTTGTATTTACGTTGA
- the cas3 gene encoding CRISPR-associated helicase Cas3', whose protein sequence is MYYAHSTDSANKSEWQLLLNHLNEVAQLTAKFASRFGMEKWGYIAGYLHDLGKYSDEFQSRLEGSSRRVDHSTAGAREIIKAAGSNQRLAVILSYIIAGHHSGLPDYGTISGADSCLARRLVKDLDDYSAAFREVKIPELPAQFSLQPGISSSFQMSILTRMLFSCLVDADTLNTERFLNPDQADKRGVAANFLALLKRFQDFMAKRFSKPSSQIDYLRTEIFNECMGIASQPRGLFSLTLPTGSGKTLISLGFALGHAVQHKELERIIYAIPHTNIIEQNAAIFRDVLGEEVVLEHHSNVHHDTDESEELLEEEKEVRRLRDTRRLSEENWDMPVIVTTNVQFFESLFSHKRSQTRKLHNLTNSVIVLDEAQMMNGAFFKPCMYALEELVRNYGCTVIMCTATQPPASETLNHPRMKQQIDVKEIVTHPELRFRQFERVKVFSRGIVSLDSLAEELNGLRQALCIVNTRKTARELFESLQCLHSKSANTLEGLYHLSARMCPVHRMDILNVVRQRLESGQPCFLISTQLIEAGVDVDFPEVYRELAGLDSIAQAAGRCNRNGKLSHGKVHVLELERGLPAGWMSLTGNIARTILKDSLEEGLDPLSVSAVERYFAELSYFQHIGNKDSTDGKEIIAKIERNGRQLAFPFAEIGREFRMIDEQMEPIIIPYKTEEEMLVEDNNTAFSILLKRLRHAPQLSRELVRKLQPYTVQLYEQEYEAFKQAGELTEISPGIRMLERPDLWYSHQTGVKPYSA, encoded by the coding sequence ATGTACTACGCCCACAGCACAGATTCTGCAAATAAAAGTGAGTGGCAGTTATTATTGAATCATCTAAATGAAGTGGCCCAATTAACAGCTAAATTTGCTAGTCGATTTGGAATGGAGAAATGGGGTTACATAGCCGGTTATCTCCATGATCTTGGGAAGTATTCTGATGAATTTCAAAGCAGGCTTGAGGGATCAAGTAGAAGAGTAGATCATTCCACGGCAGGAGCAAGAGAAATCATTAAGGCTGCTGGTTCTAATCAACGCTTGGCTGTAATCTTATCCTACATCATTGCTGGTCATCATAGCGGCTTACCAGACTATGGGACAATTTCGGGAGCGGATTCTTGCCTTGCGCGTAGACTGGTAAAAGATTTGGATGATTATAGTGCAGCTTTTCGTGAGGTCAAAATTCCGGAACTGCCAGCACAGTTTTCGTTGCAGCCGGGAATATCATCATCTTTTCAGATGTCTATTCTTACTCGAATGCTTTTTTCTTGCCTGGTCGATGCAGATACTTTGAATACAGAACGCTTCTTAAACCCGGATCAAGCGGATAAGAGAGGAGTAGCTGCCAATTTCCTTGCTTTACTTAAGCGCTTTCAGGATTTTATGGCTAAGCGATTCTCTAAGCCTAGTAGTCAAATTGATTATTTGCGTACAGAAATATTCAATGAGTGTATGGGCATAGCATCACAACCCCGGGGCCTATTCTCATTAACCTTACCTACTGGCAGTGGTAAAACGTTGATCTCGCTGGGCTTTGCTTTGGGACATGCAGTGCAGCATAAGGAATTGGAGCGAATCATATACGCAATTCCTCATACCAACATAATCGAGCAAAACGCTGCTATTTTTCGTGATGTATTAGGGGAAGAGGTTGTGCTGGAGCATCATTCCAATGTTCACCATGACACGGATGAGTCGGAGGAATTATTAGAAGAAGAGAAGGAAGTGCGCAGGCTCCGTGATACGAGAAGGCTTTCTGAAGAGAATTGGGACATGCCTGTTATCGTGACGACAAATGTGCAGTTTTTTGAATCACTGTTTTCTCACAAACGTTCCCAGACACGTAAGCTGCATAATCTTACGAACAGCGTTATCGTGCTGGATGAAGCACAGATGATGAATGGAGCTTTTTTCAAACCTTGTATGTACGCACTGGAGGAGCTTGTTCGGAATTATGGGTGTACTGTGATTATGTGTACTGCAACACAGCCGCCAGCTTCGGAAACATTGAATCACCCTCGTATGAAGCAGCAAATTGATGTTAAGGAAATTGTGACTCACCCGGAATTACGCTTCAGACAATTTGAACGTGTAAAAGTATTCAGCCGTGGAATTGTAAGTCTCGACAGCTTAGCTGAAGAATTGAATGGTCTGCGTCAGGCATTGTGTATTGTTAATACACGTAAGACTGCCCGTGAGCTATTTGAGTCTTTGCAGTGTCTACATTCCAAATCTGCTAATACACTTGAGGGATTGTATCACTTAAGTGCGAGAATGTGTCCTGTACACAGAATGGATATATTAAACGTGGTCCGTCAACGCCTTGAGTCCGGTCAGCCTTGTTTCTTAATCAGCACGCAATTAATTGAAGCAGGAGTGGATGTGGATTTCCCGGAGGTATACCGTGAGTTAGCTGGACTTGATTCAATTGCTCAGGCGGCTGGACGATGTAACCGGAATGGGAAATTGTCTCATGGAAAAGTGCATGTGCTTGAATTGGAGCGGGGACTACCTGCGGGTTGGATGAGTTTAACGGGCAATATAGCTAGAACTATTCTTAAAGATAGTTTAGAAGAAGGGCTTGATCCGTTATCTGTCTCAGCAGTTGAGCGGTATTTTGCCGAACTTTCTTATTTTCAGCATATCGGCAACAAAGATTCTACTGACGGCAAGGAGATTATCGCCAAGATTGAAAGAAACGGCAGACAGCTCGCATTTCCTTTTGCTGAGATCGGCCGGGAATTCCGGATGATTGATGAGCAGATGGAGCCGATCATCATTCCCTACAAGACTGAAGAGGAAATGCTTGTAGAGGATAATAACACTGCATTCTCGATTCTGCTTAAGCGTCTTCGCCATGCTCCTCAATTAAGTAGAGAGCTTGTGAGGAAACTTCAGCCTTATACGGTTCAATTATACGAACAGGAATATGAGGCTTTTAAGCAAGCGGGAGAACTTACAGAGATTAGCCCGGGCATCAGAATGCTAGAACGTCCTGATTTATGGTACAGCCATCAGACGGGAGTCAAGCCTTACTCTGCTTAA